A window from Desulfuromonas acetoxidans DSM 684 encodes these proteins:
- a CDS encoding ABC1 kinase family protein, whose amino-acid sequence MLPLLHLNRNLRSLNRYREVLAVLVSHGFGHVLDELNLDYYIELGRRLVKRDNRKRELEKLPPQVRLRMALEELGPTFIKLGQILSARPDILPASYITELNKLQNDVRPVELSAIKSQLYQELGAPVNELFSEFSPQPVAAASIAQVHQAKLPDGTTVAVKVRRPDIERIIETDLDILDSLSSLLENHTEPEELFSPREVIREFRRTIYRELDFTKEGHTLGRFRDNFHDSPNVTVPHVHWELTTDAILTMEYIDGIKISNTDQLSAAGHDLKQLAHNGAKAFLDQVLVFGLFHADPHPGNIFVLPDSTLCFIDLGMVGHVDDDLRQQLTSLLLGIFKRDTDLLVSVMLAERDRSKEINTTRLKRELSEFIDDYYKVPLEHIDFFKLITEFIDLMRRHHIKFPSDLMLFSKAMVTIEGIGRQLDPGFNLIEEIKPTAMELMQHRLSAGNIGKETTQIFRSYFDVLKSLPQELKELLLRFNSNNFKIDLEHRGLEKLITDLDKASNRLSFSFIIGSLIIGSSLIIQTNSGPQLFGLPALGLLGYAFAAALGLWLALGILRSGRL is encoded by the coding sequence ATGCTGCCATTGCTGCACCTCAACCGTAACCTGCGTTCGTTAAACCGCTATCGCGAAGTTCTGGCAGTCCTGGTTTCCCACGGTTTCGGCCACGTCCTCGACGAGCTCAATCTCGATTACTACATCGAGCTGGGCAGACGTCTGGTCAAGCGTGACAACCGCAAGCGGGAATTGGAAAAGCTCCCCCCCCAAGTGCGCCTGCGCATGGCGCTGGAAGAGCTCGGCCCAACATTTATCAAGCTGGGACAGATCCTTTCGGCTCGCCCCGACATCCTTCCCGCCAGCTATATCACGGAACTGAATAAACTACAAAACGACGTACGCCCAGTGGAGCTTTCTGCCATCAAAAGCCAGCTCTACCAAGAGCTAGGCGCTCCCGTCAACGAGCTATTCAGCGAGTTTTCGCCCCAGCCGGTTGCAGCGGCCTCCATCGCCCAGGTTCATCAAGCGAAACTGCCCGACGGAACGACAGTTGCCGTCAAAGTACGCCGCCCCGACATTGAACGAATCATTGAAACCGATCTCGACATTCTGGACAGCCTCTCCTCCCTGTTGGAAAACCACACCGAGCCGGAAGAGCTGTTCTCGCCACGTGAAGTGATCCGTGAATTCCGTCGCACAATCTACCGTGAACTTGATTTCACCAAAGAAGGTCACACACTGGGAAGGTTCCGCGACAATTTTCACGATTCGCCAAACGTAACGGTACCCCATGTCCACTGGGAGTTAACCACCGATGCCATCCTGACCATGGAGTATATTGACGGCATCAAAATCTCCAACACAGACCAACTGAGTGCAGCCGGTCATGATTTAAAACAACTTGCCCACAACGGCGCCAAAGCGTTTCTCGACCAAGTTTTGGTTTTCGGCCTGTTCCACGCCGACCCCCATCCGGGCAACATCTTTGTTCTCCCCGACTCAACCCTGTGCTTCATCGATCTGGGCATGGTCGGCCATGTGGATGATGATTTACGCCAGCAATTAACCAGTCTGCTGTTGGGAATTTTCAAACGCGACACCGACCTGCTGGTATCTGTCATGCTTGCAGAGCGGGATCGCTCCAAAGAGATAAATACGACCCGGCTCAAACGAGAACTTTCTGAATTCATTGATGATTATTACAAAGTCCCCTTGGAGCATATCGATTTTTTTAAGCTGATCACCGAATTTATTGATTTGATGCGACGCCACCATATCAAATTTCCTTCAGACCTGATGCTGTTTTCCAAAGCCATGGTAACAATCGAAGGGATCGGCCGCCAACTCGATCCGGGCTTTAACCTCATTGAAGAGATCAAACCTACGGCGATGGAGCTGATGCAACACCGCCTCTCCGCAGGGAATATCGGCAAAGAAACCACCCAGATTTTCCGTTCCTATTTCGATGTGCTCAAATCACTACCTCAGGAGCTCAAAGAGCTGCTACTGCGTTTCAACAGTAACAACTTCAAAATCGACCTGGAGCACCGCGGCCTGGAAAAGCTGATCACGGATCTGGATAAAGCCAGTAATCGGTTATCATTCAGTTTCATTATCGGTTCGTTAATCATCGGCTCATCCCTGATTATCCAAACAAACAGCGGCCCTCAACTGTTCGGCCTGCCGGCCCTGGGACTGCTGGGCTATGCTTTTGCCGCGGCACTGGGACTATGGTTGGCATTGGGAATTCTCCGTTCAGGCCGTCTGTGA
- the lpxC gene encoding UDP-3-O-acyl-N-acetylglucosamine deacetylase — protein sequence MIYQCTIANPIDISGVGLHTGSTITMKLRPAPAGTGIIFHRSEGDKTRSIEAQSCNVVDTRMATVLGKGELSVSTVEHFMAALTACHIDNLHVYIDGPEVPIMDGSAAPFIQHLQEAGISRHNRSRKVLAIRKPITVVDGEKRVSIIPSRFFKVTFDLSFDHPCIRQQHKSVNLTSETLCQEVAAARTFGFYEEVEYLKSIGLARGGSLENAIVIGKDEILNPDGLRYSDEFVRHKILDTIGDFSLLGYSLLGHIKSYKAGHDINHKMVEKILASPDCWRLVEFSDADLQEALQLPVPALQTDLAWAES from the coding sequence ATGATTTATCAATGCACCATTGCTAACCCCATCGACATCAGTGGTGTCGGCTTACATACAGGTTCCACCATCACCATGAAACTGCGTCCGGCTCCGGCTGGAACCGGCATTATCTTCCATCGCAGTGAAGGGGATAAAACCCGATCCATCGAGGCACAGTCCTGCAATGTCGTCGACACCCGCATGGCCACAGTGCTCGGCAAAGGCGAGCTGAGTGTTTCTACAGTTGAACACTTCATGGCCGCCCTGACCGCATGCCATATCGACAATCTGCATGTCTATATTGATGGACCCGAAGTTCCCATCATGGATGGCAGTGCGGCACCATTTATCCAACACCTGCAGGAAGCGGGCATTTCCCGACACAACCGCAGCCGCAAAGTTCTAGCAATCAGAAAGCCCATTACGGTGGTTGATGGCGAAAAGCGGGTCAGCATTATCCCGTCGCGTTTTTTCAAAGTCACTTTTGATCTATCCTTCGACCACCCGTGCATCCGCCAGCAGCACAAATCGGTGAACCTGACCTCAGAAACACTATGTCAGGAAGTAGCTGCTGCACGGACCTTCGGTTTTTACGAAGAGGTTGAATATCTTAAATCGATTGGTCTGGCGCGTGGCGGCTCATTGGAGAACGCCATTGTCATCGGCAAGGACGAAATTCTCAATCCTGACGGGTTACGCTATTCCGATGAATTTGTTCGCCACAAAATCCTTGATACGATTGGTGATTTCAGCCTGCTGGGTTACTCCCTGCTAGGCCATATCAAATCTTACAAGGCGGGTCATGACATCAATCACAAAATGGTTGAAAAGATTCTCGCATCCCCTGATTGCTGGCGTTTGGTTGAATTTTCCGATGCGGACCTGCAGGAAGCACTGCAACTGCCGGTCCCGGCTCTGCAAACCGACCTGGCGTGGGCCGAGTCCTAA
- a CDS encoding phasin family protein has translation MLEIIEKTLLTALGAASMSQKKAEELGQDLKQRLNLSEEEGKALVDKLKKNACDKQSELEQQAMDEVKKACERIGLVSREEFSTLCERVSQLEKQQSAD, from the coding sequence ATGCTTGAAATCATTGAAAAAACCCTTTTAACCGCTCTTGGCGCAGCATCAATGTCGCAAAAAAAAGCTGAAGAACTGGGGCAGGACCTCAAGCAACGCCTCAACCTCTCCGAAGAAGAGGGCAAGGCGTTGGTTGACAAACTAAAGAAGAATGCCTGTGATAAACAAAGCGAGCTGGAACAACAAGCCATGGACGAAGTGAAAAAAGCCTGCGAACGGATCGGCCTGGTCTCCCGGGAAGAATTTTCCACCCTGTGCGAGCGGGTCAGTCAACTTGAGAAGCAACAGTCGGCTGACTAA